From a single Shewanella donghaensis genomic region:
- a CDS encoding AAA family ATPase → MIILVGGEKGGSGKSCLAQNLAVYVTESFKANVLMVDCDPQKTTSDWIQARNEDPNLPPINCIQLYGKIRNDLLSLNERFDYVIVDCGGQDNLAMRAAMSVATYVVIPLRPKRRDLKTLPHMEDMLSTCKMVNPKMVAAVVISQCPALPSQFKRILEAKDVVQSFGLKALNAITFNRNIYDDSEESGSSVLEIDPQGKAALEIRAIAEELFAIPPDNSFEF, encoded by the coding sequence ATGATTATATTAGTCGGCGGGGAAAAAGGCGGTAGCGGTAAAAGCTGTTTAGCACAAAACCTCGCGGTATATGTTACTGAAAGCTTCAAAGCCAATGTTTTGATGGTCGATTGCGATCCGCAAAAGACCACCTCTGATTGGATTCAAGCTCGCAACGAAGACCCCAATTTACCTCCCATCAACTGTATACAATTATACGGTAAAATTCGAAATGACTTACTGAGCCTAAATGAACGCTTTGACTACGTCATTGTCGATTGTGGTGGCCAGGATAACCTCGCAATGCGAGCTGCTATGTCTGTTGCCACTTATGTCGTCATTCCATTAAGACCTAAAAGACGAGATTTAAAAACCCTCCCTCACATGGAAGATATGCTGAGTACCTGTAAAATGGTTAACCCAAAAATGGTCGCTGCTGTTGTTATTAGCCAGTGCCCTGCTTTGCCTTCTCAATTTAAGCGTATTTTAGAAGCTAAAGATGTAGTGCAATCATTTGGCTTAAAGGCCTTAAATGCGATTACATTTAATCGGAATATCTATGATGACAGCGAAGAAAGCGGTTCTTCAGTATTAGAAATTGATCCACAAGGTAAAGCAGCACTTGAAATACGCGCCATTGCTGAAGAGCTTTTTGCAATACCACCTGATAATAGCTTTGAGTTTTAA
- a CDS encoding VF530 family protein, producing MTQANNPLHGIKLETIVTELVEKYGWEELGSRISIRCFNENPSVKSSLKFLRKAEWARDKVEYLWLKTNKLPLPPPKIYDADKTSSKPTASAKPVSKNHEVKSTPGANADIWGK from the coding sequence ATGACTCAAGCAAATAACCCTCTTCATGGGATTAAGTTAGAAACTATTGTCACTGAATTAGTGGAAAAATATGGCTGGGAAGAATTAGGTAGCCGGATTAGCATTCGCTGTTTTAATGAAAACCCGAGTGTGAAATCTAGCCTAAAATTTTTAAGAAAAGCGGAATGGGCACGGGATAAAGTTGAATACTTGTGGTTAAAAACGAACAAGCTACCTTTGCCACCACCAAAGATATACGATGCAGATAAAACGAGTAGTAAGCCTACAGCAAGTGCTAAACCGGTTTCCAAAAACCATGAAGTTAAAAGCACACCAGGTGCAAATGCTGACATTTGGGGTAAATAG
- the ribA gene encoding GTP cyclohydrolase II translates to MSIKFIATSKLPTPWGVFAMHGFEDTETGKEHVALTFGDLKTDEPMLGRIHSECLTGDALFSLRCDCGFQLQTAMQNIAELGQGFILYLKQEGRGIGLLNKIRAYELQDQGANTVEANERLGFAADMRKYDMIEPMLAQIGVNKVKLMTNNPRKVQAMQAVGIEVTERVPLQVGKNRYNEAYLKTKSTELGHMMNEYHFVDDDK, encoded by the coding sequence ATGTCGATTAAATTTATCGCCACTTCTAAGTTACCTACGCCTTGGGGCGTATTTGCAATGCACGGTTTTGAAGACACTGAAACGGGTAAAGAGCATGTTGCCTTGACGTTTGGTGACCTTAAAACGGATGAACCAATGTTGGGTCGTATTCATTCAGAATGCCTAACGGGTGATGCATTATTTAGCTTGCGTTGTGATTGTGGTTTTCAACTACAAACCGCAATGCAAAATATTGCTGAATTAGGTCAAGGGTTTATCCTTTACTTAAAGCAAGAAGGTCGCGGAATTGGTTTGCTGAATAAAATTCGTGCTTACGAATTGCAAGATCAAGGTGCTAATACCGTAGAGGCAAACGAACGACTAGGTTTTGCTGCTGATATGCGTAAGTACGATATGATTGAACCTATGTTGGCACAAATTGGTGTTAATAAAGTTAAATTGATGACCAACAACCCACGTAAAGTGCAAGCGATGCAAGCGGTTGGCATTGAAGTGACTGAAAGAGTTCCTTTGCAAGTCGGTAAAAACCGCTACAATGAAGCATATTTAAAAACAAAATCAACTGAGTTAGGCCATATGATGAATGAATATCACTTTGTCGATGACGATAAATAA